Proteins co-encoded in one Pseudoalteromonas sp. MEBiC 03607 genomic window:
- a CDS encoding MFS transporter has protein sequence MNPIRITVALACSYFVFAIMLNSVGTVILQAINSLGVTKTDASVLEGFKDLSIAIVSFLVASFIPRVGYKIAMLAALVFVAVMCLVVPTIAQFWVLKALFAAIGCSFAVMKISVYSVIGQVTDSANKHSALLNTIEGVFMLGVLAGYWIFALFIDPNDVQSTHWLNVYYLLALIVAVAFLAVFTAPIKSPELKGSHYSQIHAFIDMLRLAYKPLVLIFIISAFLYVLIEQGVGTWLPTFNNQVLMLPVDVSIQLASIFAAALALGRLVAGQLLRYLNWFSILISCLISMAVLVLLVLPMTHNVDGSQVKTIFDVPLAAFMLPLIGFFMAPIYPVLNSVMLSSLAKYQHAAMTGLIVVFSALGGTTGSIITGLVFDKFSGQHAFYLTLVPIALLLVSVSVFKKHTLKPLSHTTSAEQ, from the coding sequence ATGAATCCGATCAGAATAACAGTCGCATTGGCGTGCAGCTATTTTGTATTTGCTATTATGCTAAACAGTGTCGGTACTGTTATTTTGCAAGCAATAAATAGTTTAGGTGTGACTAAAACAGACGCATCTGTTTTAGAGGGTTTTAAAGACTTAAGCATAGCAATTGTTTCATTCTTAGTTGCGTCGTTTATTCCTAGGGTTGGTTATAAAATCGCGATGTTGGCTGCCTTAGTTTTTGTCGCTGTTATGTGTTTAGTTGTACCAACAATTGCACAGTTCTGGGTACTAAAGGCACTGTTTGCAGCAATTGGTTGTAGCTTTGCAGTGATGAAAATTTCTGTTTATTCAGTGATTGGCCAGGTAACAGACAGTGCTAATAAGCACTCAGCGTTGCTAAACACCATTGAAGGGGTGTTTATGCTAGGTGTGTTAGCAGGCTATTGGATCTTTGCTTTATTTATCGATCCAAATGATGTGCAGAGCACTCACTGGTTAAATGTATATTATTTGCTTGCCTTGATTGTTGCCGTAGCCTTTTTAGCTGTTTTTACAGCACCAATTAAATCACCTGAATTAAAGGGCTCGCATTACTCACAAATTCACGCGTTTATTGACATGCTAAGGCTTGCGTATAAACCGTTGGTGTTAATTTTTATTATCAGTGCCTTTCTTTATGTATTAATCGAACAGGGAGTAGGTACTTGGTTACCTACTTTTAATAATCAAGTTTTAATGCTCCCCGTTGATGTAAGTATTCAGCTAGCAAGTATATTTGCTGCGGCGCTTGCGCTAGGTCGCTTGGTTGCTGGTCAATTACTGCGCTATCTAAATTGGTTTAGTATATTAATCAGTTGCTTAATATCTATGGCTGTGCTGGTTTTACTTGTATTACCTATGACGCACAACGTTGATGGTAGCCAAGTAAAAACAATATTTGATGTACCACTTGCTGCATTCATGTTACCCCTGATTGGCTTTTTTATGGCACCGATTTATCCGGTACTTAACTCAGTTATGTTGAGTTCATTGGCTAAGTATCAGCACGCAGCAATGACAGGACTGATAGTTGTTTTTTCTGCTCTTGGAGGGACTACTGGCTCAATTATTACAGGGTTGGTATTTGATAAATTTAGTGGCCAACATGCCTTTTATTTAACTTTGGTACCTATTGCATTGTTATTGGTGAGTGTTTCAGTGTTCAAGAAACACACGTTAAAACCTCTTTCTCATACAACTTCAGCTGAACAATAA
- a CDS encoding trehalase family glycosidase: MSFLDSQLFKDVQLEEVFADSKMFADAIPNLSWQSACELYLLVGPLRGEELREFVMTHFMFADQTIPTAKIDTSSVQQYIADLWPHLHRSADTDLSSSLLPLFYDYIVPGGRFQEIYYWDSYFTALGLEDIGDLATIEAMVNNFIDLQNRNGCIPNGNRIYYSSRSQPPVLALMLTMLWKAKYQHQDDLTWLASAIEALESEYQFWMQDCSELSTQTPLIKRVVRMPDGAILNRYWDSSTTPRPESLKEDLHDAEGLDEVQKLSYFQHIRAACESGWDFSSRWLVDHHDLKTIETTNIVPVDLNCLLYNLERTLGDFYRLLGKDQKCHSIEELAALRLQAIDQYCWHSEAGVYRDFNIRLNQQSEVDSLATAVPLFVGAASARQAKQVKQKLMSEFLKPGGLVTTLCSTSQQWDSPNGWAPLQWFAVKGLSDYGYVSEAQAIMKNWLSMIEMRFTEDKCLLEKYNVCELVSRAGGGEYAVQQGFGWTNGVTSRFYKLLNSTL; the protein is encoded by the coding sequence ATGAGCTTTCTTGATAGTCAATTATTTAAAGATGTGCAGTTAGAAGAGGTGTTTGCTGATTCTAAGATGTTTGCTGATGCCATTCCTAATTTGTCTTGGCAAAGTGCTTGTGAATTATATTTGCTCGTTGGGCCTTTGAGAGGCGAGGAGCTTCGTGAGTTTGTAATGACTCATTTTATGTTTGCCGACCAAACAATCCCAACAGCTAAGATAGATACTTCTTCAGTACAACAATATATTGCTGATTTATGGCCTCACTTACACCGCAGTGCAGATACAGACTTATCAAGCTCATTGTTACCGCTGTTTTATGACTATATTGTGCCTGGTGGACGATTTCAGGAAATATATTATTGGGACAGTTATTTTACCGCATTAGGCCTTGAGGATATTGGTGATCTTGCAACAATAGAAGCAATGGTAAACAACTTTATTGACCTGCAAAATCGCAATGGTTGCATACCAAATGGTAATCGAATCTATTACAGTAGTCGCTCACAACCACCTGTATTAGCACTCATGCTTACTATGCTTTGGAAAGCTAAATATCAGCATCAGGATGATTTAACTTGGCTTGCAAGTGCTATTGAAGCTTTAGAGTCTGAGTATCAATTTTGGATGCAAGATTGTAGCGAATTATCAACGCAAACACCTTTAATAAAGCGAGTTGTAAGAATGCCTGATGGCGCAATTTTAAACCGTTATTGGGATAGCTCTACAACTCCTCGACCTGAATCATTAAAAGAAGATTTACACGATGCTGAAGGTCTCGATGAGGTACAAAAGTTAAGTTATTTTCAACATATACGAGCGGCATGCGAGTCAGGATGGGACTTCAGTAGTCGCTGGCTTGTAGATCATCATGATTTAAAAACGATTGAAACCACCAATATCGTCCCAGTTGACCTAAACTGTTTGCTTTATAACCTTGAAAGAACACTTGGAGACTTTTATCGACTGCTGGGTAAGGATCAAAAATGTCATTCCATAGAAGAATTAGCCGCTCTTCGTTTGCAAGCAATTGACCAATATTGTTGGCATAGTGAGGCTGGGGTATATCGAGATTTTAATATTCGTTTAAATCAGCAAAGTGAGGTTGATTCATTGGCAACAGCGGTGCCGTTGTTTGTTGGCGCAGCGTCTGCTAGGCAAGCCAAACAGGTAAAGCAAAAGCTGATGTCAGAGTTTTTAAAACCGGGTGGATTAGTAACAACTTTATGTAGCACTTCACAACAATGGGATAGCCCTAATGGCTGGGCTCCTCTACAGTGGTTTGCTGTAAAAGGGCTCTCTGATTATGGTTATGTTAGTGAAGCGCAGGCAATTATGAAAAATTGGTTGAGCATGATTGAAATGCGTTTTACTGAAGATAAGTGCTTATTAGAAAAATATAACGTTTGTGAGTTAGTTAGTCGAGCCGGTGGTGGTGAATATGCTGTGCAACAAGGGTTTGGCTGGACAAACGGGGTGACATCTCGCTTTTATAAATTACTAAATAGCACGCTTTAA
- a CDS encoding sugar efflux transporter: MKALLKQHGVIFILLSMLTGLMGAFVNPLMSLFIIEGLQTPPVYLGVYMVAVTITGLIISQWLGGMADKGTSARKLFMVAVSGMVCALVTFANATAFWQVLLAGVLFLAMGNAAIPQMMTVARQWAGRQQNIDITSFNSRLRAAISFAWVGGPPLGYLLASGGEFSRSFYFAAACALVALIFAFKFIPDYSAKKSQHSSEPAAAASLSFWLLGLAIMLGSTGNIMYSSALPLYSITELGFAEHTPGLFMGVVALLEIPIMLYGAKLAKRYSKVSMLVVAFCCAIVFYLGVFFATQVWHLIALQVLNGLFYGIFAGIGLTVLQDQLPERIGFTSAFYTNAIKLGVMCGAGATGVIAQFHSFRFASLGSMLAASLALGCLILFSYVKRKEQQPSLIQSPFVAVTKNT, from the coding sequence GTGAAAGCATTGCTTAAACAGCATGGTGTAATTTTTATTCTTCTAAGCATGCTAACGGGATTAATGGGGGCATTCGTTAACCCTTTGATGAGCTTATTCATTATAGAAGGGCTGCAGACACCACCCGTTTATTTGGGTGTTTATATGGTAGCAGTAACTATTACGGGGTTAATTATTAGTCAGTGGCTGGGTGGTATGGCTGATAAAGGAACTAGTGCACGTAAGTTATTTATGGTGGCTGTATCAGGTATGGTGTGTGCGTTAGTGACCTTTGCTAATGCCACTGCATTTTGGCAAGTGTTACTTGCAGGCGTGTTATTTCTAGCTATGGGAAATGCAGCAATTCCGCAAATGATGACCGTGGCAAGGCAATGGGCAGGGCGTCAACAGAACATCGACATCACCAGTTTTAATTCGCGTTTACGTGCCGCTATTTCTTTTGCTTGGGTGGGCGGCCCGCCGCTTGGCTATTTGTTAGCCTCGGGAGGCGAGTTTAGCCGCTCGTTTTACTTTGCTGCAGCGTGTGCATTGGTTGCGCTTATCTTTGCATTTAAGTTCATTCCTGACTATAGCGCTAAAAAGTCACAACATAGCTCAGAGCCAGCAGCCGCTGCGAGTTTATCATTTTGGTTGTTGGGCTTAGCTATTATGCTTGGCTCAACGGGCAATATAATGTATTCATCGGCACTGCCGCTCTATAGCATTACTGAACTAGGATTTGCTGAGCATACGCCTGGGCTATTTATGGGTGTTGTGGCACTGTTAGAAATTCCTATCATGCTGTATGGGGCAAAGCTTGCTAAAAGATACAGTAAGGTTTCGATGCTTGTAGTCGCATTTTGTTGCGCCATTGTATTTTATTTAGGGGTGTTTTTTGCCACACAGGTATGGCATTTAATCGCGCTGCAAGTTTTAAATGGCCTGTTTTACGGTATTTTTGCGGGCATTGGTTTAACCGTATTACAAGATCAGCTACCAGAGCGTATTGGGTTTACCTCGGCGTTTTACACGAACGCGATTAAATTAGGGGTTATGTGTGGGGCAGGGGCAACAGGAGTTATTGCACAGTTTCACAGCTTTAGATTTGCAAGCCTAGGTTCAATGCTTGCTGCAAGCTTAGCTTTAGGCTGCTTAATACTGTTTAGTTATGTGAAAAGAAAAGAGCAACAACCTAGTCTTATACAAAGCCCTTTTGTTGCTGTTACTAAGAACACGTAA